Proteins from a genomic interval of Desulfurispira natronophila:
- a CDS encoding Gfo/Idh/MocA family oxidoreductase, translating to MNSFAIIGTAGYIAPRHLKAIRDTGNDLVAALDPCDSVGILDSYFPDVHFFSEFERFDRHVDKLRRCNNPVDYISICSPNYLHDAHVRFALRSGSDAICEKPLVLNPWNIDGLYEIEQESEKKIYTILQLRLHPSVTMLKHEIASKLPRKKHEIDLTYITSRGNWYLQSWKGDSKKSGGIATNIGIHFFDMLYFVFGGVQENILHYSIETKAAGYLELAHARVRWFLSIDSDDIPAVHKAAGKRTFRSITCDGEEIEFSDGFTDLHTQSYEEILKGNGYGLESSRVAIETVSSLRHVRPRGLTGEYHPLLNEVSL from the coding sequence TTGAACAGTTTCGCAATAATCGGCACCGCCGGCTACATAGCGCCACGCCACTTGAAAGCTATAAGGGATACCGGTAATGACCTCGTCGCTGCTCTTGACCCTTGCGACTCTGTGGGTATTCTTGATAGCTACTTTCCTGATGTGCACTTCTTTTCGGAATTTGAGCGATTCGACCGTCATGTTGACAAGTTGCGTCGCTGTAATAATCCAGTTGACTATATTAGCATCTGTTCGCCAAATTATCTTCATGATGCTCATGTGCGTTTTGCTTTACGCTCAGGTAGTGACGCCATATGCGAAAAACCTCTTGTTCTGAATCCATGGAACATTGACGGTTTGTATGAAATTGAGCAGGAGAGCGAAAAAAAAATCTACACTATACTGCAGCTTCGCCTGCATCCAAGCGTTACAATGCTCAAGCACGAAATTGCTTCAAAGTTGCCACGTAAAAAGCACGAGATTGATCTGACATATATAACTTCTAGAGGAAACTGGTACCTTCAATCCTGGAAGGGTGATTCGAAAAAATCCGGCGGCATTGCCACTAACATTGGCATTCATTTTTTTGATATGCTGTATTTCGTTTTTGGTGGAGTTCAAGAGAACATACTTCACTATTCAATTGAAACCAAAGCGGCGGGATACCTGGAGCTGGCACATGCCAGGGTGCGCTGGTTTCTCTCTATTGATTCTGATGATATCCCAGCAGTGCATAAGGCTGCAGGAAAACGCACTTTCCGTTCAATTACTTGCGATGGTGAGGAAATTGAGTTTTCGGATGGTTTCACGGATTTGCATACTCAAAGTTATGAGGAAATTCTGAAAGGAAATGGATACGGTTTGGAGTCAAGCCGGGTAGCCATTGAAACTGTTTCTTCTTTACGGCATGTTCGGCCAAGAGGGCTAACGGGTGAGTACCATCCACTGCTAAATGAGGTGAGTTTGTGA
- a CDS encoding UDP binding domain-containing protein — protein MLEAAGTKWNFLPFRPGLVGGHCIGVDPYYLTYKAQSIGYHPEVILAGRRINDGMGSYIAQQVVKLLISRGFRVKGSRILVLGLTFKENCPDIRNSQIFSLVAELAGFHCEVVVYDPWVEPTYTDQNTIFKLITNLQCTENIEFQAVIGAVAHSVFGDVNPRDYVQNNGVVFDVKGMFKPDTVDARL, from the coding sequence ATGCTTGAAGCCGCTGGAACCAAGTGGAACTTCCTCCCTTTCCGGCCTGGACTTGTCGGTGGGCACTGTATAGGTGTTGATCCGTACTACCTCACCTATAAGGCACAATCAATAGGCTATCACCCAGAAGTTATCCTTGCTGGGCGTCGCATCAATGACGGCATGGGGAGCTATATTGCACAACAAGTGGTTAAGCTTCTGATTTCCCGTGGATTTAGGGTGAAGGGCAGTCGAATTCTGGTCTTGGGCCTAACTTTTAAGGAAAACTGTCCCGATATTCGTAACTCACAAATTTTTAGTTTGGTTGCTGAACTTGCAGGTTTCCACTGCGAAGTGGTGGTGTATGACCCTTGGGTTGAACCAACATATACTGATCAAAATACAATATTTAAACTCATTACAAATCTTCAATGCACAGAAAATATTGAGTTTCAAGCAGTAATAGGCGCCGTAGCCCATAGTGTATTTGGTGATGTTAACCCTCGAGATTATGTTCAAAACAATGGGGTAGTGTTTGACGTGAAGGGGATGTTTAAACCAGATACTGTGGATGCGCGGTTGTGA
- a CDS encoding DapH/DapD/GlmU-related protein has product MSYQVHPSAIIDDGAQVGSGSRIWHFVHVCAGAVIGRNVSLGQNVFVGNRVVIGNDCKVQNNVSVYDNVTLEDGVFCGPSMVFTNVYNPRSYVERKDEFMDTVVCKGATLGANCTIICGVIIGKFAFIGAGAVVNKSVPDYALMVGVPARQIGWMSEYGEQLDLPLNGNADAHCKHTGSLYRLAGKNLEKVT; this is encoded by the coding sequence GTGAGCTATCAAGTACATCCAAGTGCCATCATTGATGATGGCGCGCAAGTTGGCAGTGGCTCAAGGATATGGCACTTTGTGCATGTGTGTGCTGGTGCGGTTATCGGGCGAAATGTCTCCCTGGGGCAAAATGTCTTTGTGGGAAACCGGGTGGTTATAGGCAATGATTGTAAAGTTCAGAATAATGTGTCGGTTTATGACAATGTTACATTAGAAGATGGTGTGTTTTGCGGGCCGAGTATGGTTTTTACCAATGTGTACAATCCGCGCTCATATGTTGAGCGTAAGGATGAGTTCATGGATACTGTTGTCTGCAAGGGAGCAACGTTGGGGGCAAATTGCACAATAATATGTGGGGTCATTATTGGTAAATTTGCATTTATTGGAGCTGGTGCTGTGGTGAATAAGAGTGTTCCTGACTATGCGCTTATGGTCGGCGTCCCCGCCCGCCAAATTGGTTGGATGAGCGAGTATGGTGAGCAACTGGATTTACCACTAAATGGTAATGCCGATGCTCATTGCAAACATACCGGAAGTTTATACCGACTTGCAGGAAAAAATCTTGAGAAGGTAACGTGA
- the wecB gene encoding non-hydrolyzing UDP-N-acetylglucosamine 2-epimerase, translating into MKILTVVGARPQFIKASAMSLEIAKHDGIKEVIVHTGQHYDSSMSDVFFDEMSIPKPKYNLHVGSGSHATMTGKMMEGLSEVICNEHPDWVLVYGDTNSTLAGALTAKKLHFKVAHMEAGLRSHSMHMPEEVNRIVVDRISDLLLCPTETAYNILSDEGFDRYPCTYENVGDIMLDAAFYYQSMAKRPLELRLFNSDFLLCTIHRAENTDQKNRLETLIAALYSVADHKPIVLPMHPRTQQALLKFNLSFDHPNIFLIEPVGYLQMLWLLTNCDAVLTDSGGLQKEAFFFHKPCLILRSETEWVELLDVGNHQLVNPENTCMIGMLKAMQNAAGQYESALFGDGKCAEKSIELILNWSQN; encoded by the coding sequence ATGAAAATACTTACAGTCGTAGGTGCCAGACCACAGTTTATTAAAGCTTCAGCGATGAGTCTAGAAATTGCAAAACATGATGGTATAAAAGAGGTCATAGTACATACTGGACAACATTATGACTCTTCAATGTCTGATGTTTTCTTTGATGAAATGAGCATACCGAAACCAAAATATAATCTTCATGTTGGCAGTGGTAGCCATGCCACCATGACTGGCAAAATGATGGAAGGGCTGAGTGAGGTTATTTGTAACGAGCACCCTGACTGGGTGCTCGTTTATGGGGACACTAACTCTACGCTTGCTGGGGCACTAACAGCAAAAAAACTGCACTTCAAGGTTGCCCATATGGAAGCAGGATTAAGAAGCCATAGTATGCACATGCCTGAAGAAGTTAATCGTATAGTTGTGGATCGTATTAGCGACTTGCTTTTATGTCCAACTGAAACTGCGTACAATATTTTGTCAGATGAAGGCTTTGACCGCTACCCATGCACTTATGAGAATGTTGGCGATATTATGTTAGACGCAGCCTTTTATTATCAAAGTATGGCCAAACGGCCACTTGAGCTACGCTTATTCAATTCAGATTTTTTACTATGCACCATACATCGTGCAGAAAATACTGATCAAAAGAATAGGCTAGAGACACTAATCGCTGCATTATATTCGGTGGCTGATCACAAACCAATAGTACTTCCTATGCACCCAAGAACGCAACAAGCTCTCCTGAAGTTTAATTTAAGCTTTGACCATCCAAATATTTTTTTGATTGAGCCTGTAGGTTACCTGCAAATGCTATGGCTTTTAACAAATTGTGATGCAGTTTTGACCGATAGTGGTGGTTTGCAAAAAGAGGCATTTTTTTTTCACAAGCCATGCTTGATACTGAGAAGCGAAACAGAGTGGGTTGAGTTGCTTGATGTCGGGAATCACCAGCTGGTGAATCCTGAAAATACTTGCATGATAGGTATGCTTAAAGCCATGCAGAATGCAGCAGGGCAATATGAGTCGGCACTTTTCGGCGATGGTAAGTGCGCGGAAAAATCCATTGAACTAATATTAAACTGGAGTCAGAACTGA
- a CDS encoding O-methyltransferase → MLEKNKAIRMVDELRRQLISNDIPLNVIDYGAGHPNDIRSQQQMSKGVEVVSSTKCYAAYGVKGADAEFLFSAILKAKPCTVLELGTCCGFSSILMSKAMPKSSIYTLEGSPELVQIAQEMHHKAGCGNIQIHTGRFVDILPGLLPSIRPVDFAFIDGHHDRDATVQYFEMILPYMSYGGVMAFDDITWSDGMKEAWAAICSHPVARYADDNGKIGLIRVGECR, encoded by the coding sequence TTGCTAGAAAAGAATAAAGCGATCCGCATGGTCGACGAGTTGCGCCGACAGCTTATTAGTAATGATATCCCTCTCAATGTTATTGACTATGGTGCTGGGCACCCCAATGATATTCGTAGTCAGCAGCAAATGAGTAAAGGTGTAGAGGTGGTAAGCTCTACTAAATGCTATGCTGCCTATGGTGTTAAGGGTGCAGACGCTGAATTTCTCTTTAGTGCAATTCTTAAAGCTAAACCATGCACAGTCTTAGAGCTTGGTACATGCTGCGGGTTTTCTAGCATTTTGATGTCCAAAGCTATGCCAAAATCTTCTATTTATACCCTGGAAGGATCTCCAGAGTTGGTGCAAATTGCTCAGGAAATGCACCACAAGGCAGGCTGCGGGAATATTCAGATCCACACTGGGCGCTTTGTAGATATTTTACCTGGTTTGTTGCCCTCTATAAGGCCTGTAGATTTTGCGTTTATTGATGGTCATCATGATCGGGATGCCACGGTGCAATACTTTGAGATGATATTACCCTACATGTCCTACGGTGGGGTTATGGCTTTTGATGATATTACTTGGAGTGACGGTATGAAAGAAGCTTGGGCTGCTATCTGCAGCCATCCTGTCGCTCGCTATGCCGACGACAATGGCAAAATTGGCTTGATTCGAGTAGGTGAGTGCAGGTAG
- a CDS encoding capsular biosynthesis protein, whose protein sequence is MNIAVVCEADPAKCPRPSRLISHLKKTHNVTAIGRSATSIDGVKVLSYSPPKKRTLIQECVLYWNVLWRRYEKLVYIPTRQIITEHLMSDDFDIIFCHDIKLLPIVIKFKKRAKVVFDAREFYPGQMEDNLRWCILTKPFFEYLCKAYIPQVDYSYTVSCGIANLYRSYLDSNFDVLESTSHYFDLVPSVCSNKKIKLIHHGAAHRNREIHKMIEMMDFLDERFDLELMLVLGQADYMLELVKMCNARGNVSIVEPVANNEIVPVLNRYDVGVYLLSPTGRNTQYALPNKFFEFMQSRLAIAIGPSPDMKGIVEKYLMGVVSDDFSPRSLANMINKLTDEKIMKFKQNSDKAAKVFNCKRHNNKIDAIIEAVTK, encoded by the coding sequence ATGAATATTGCCGTAGTATGCGAAGCAGATCCAGCTAAATGTCCAAGACCCTCGCGTCTAATTTCACACTTAAAGAAAACGCACAATGTTACGGCCATTGGGCGAAGTGCGACCAGCATCGATGGTGTTAAGGTTTTAAGCTATAGCCCGCCTAAGAAAAGAACGCTTATTCAGGAGTGTGTACTGTACTGGAATGTGCTCTGGAGAAGATATGAAAAGCTTGTTTATATCCCGACGCGCCAAATCATCACCGAACACCTGATGTCAGACGATTTTGATATTATATTTTGTCATGATATCAAGCTACTTCCTATAGTAATTAAATTTAAAAAAAGGGCTAAAGTAGTATTTGATGCACGTGAGTTTTACCCAGGGCAAATGGAAGATAATCTGCGTTGGTGCATACTTACTAAGCCATTCTTCGAGTATCTTTGCAAGGCCTATATTCCTCAAGTAGATTATAGTTACACTGTGTCATGCGGGATAGCCAATCTCTATAGATCATATTTGGATTCCAATTTCGATGTACTTGAGAGTACTTCGCATTACTTTGATCTCGTGCCATCAGTCTGCTCAAATAAAAAAATTAAGCTAATTCATCATGGAGCAGCGCACAGAAACAGGGAAATCCATAAAATGATTGAAATGATGGATTTTTTAGACGAAAGGTTTGATTTAGAGTTGATGTTAGTGCTCGGTCAAGCAGATTATATGCTCGAACTGGTGAAGATGTGTAATGCAAGGGGCAACGTGAGTATAGTTGAGCCTGTCGCAAACAACGAGATAGTTCCAGTTTTAAACAGGTATGACGTTGGAGTTTATTTACTTTCACCAACAGGGAGAAATACACAATATGCGCTTCCCAATAAATTTTTTGAGTTCATGCAGTCACGCCTTGCAATAGCGATTGGCCCATCTCCTGATATGAAGGGTATAGTAGAAAAGTATTTGATGGGAGTTGTGTCAGATGACTTTTCACCTAGGTCTTTAGCAAATATGATAAACAAGTTGACTGACGAGAAAATTATGAAATTTAAACAAAATTCGGATAAAGCAGCAAAAGTTTTTAATTGCAAGAGGCACAATAATAAAATTGATGCCATAATTGAAGCCGTAACGAAATAG
- a CDS encoding DUF354 domain-containing protein — protein sequence MIWFDLVTPKSVMFFRSMIAEIKQRQIEVLVTAREGKGYHEVVELLELHNIPFFNRGTFGGADLGDKLRASIDRQLSLMEFVQEHDVHKLVCLCSVDANRVAFGLGIPIVNFYDIPLSDHRTNFRKALPQARLTLPLSNKAFRPFMVPEEIFQRFSLEPDQIYSYPFLDVVAWLHDFEPDREYFLQVLRNYGLDSDKPTIVIREEEFKASYVMKKYPILYEALEKLRTLIDTNIIIVPRYEAEPLEAMFPYAAVLKEKMVVQHLLAFADLFIGGGGTLNSEACYFGTPTISTRSFICHYDKFQIDKGLMHKADTPQDVIDLAVKLIGKRNGNHKQIFGDMQCDIPWLVDRILE from the coding sequence GTGATCTGGTTTGACCTTGTTACTCCTAAAAGCGTGATGTTCTTTCGCTCAATGATAGCTGAGATTAAGCAGCGTCAGATTGAGGTTCTGGTTACGGCACGTGAAGGAAAAGGGTACCACGAAGTCGTCGAGCTGCTGGAGCTGCACAACATACCCTTTTTTAACCGAGGAACTTTTGGTGGCGCTGACCTTGGCGACAAGCTTCGCGCCTCTATTGACCGCCAACTGAGCCTGATGGAGTTTGTGCAGGAGCATGATGTGCATAAACTGGTGTGCTTGTGCAGTGTGGATGCCAACCGGGTAGCTTTTGGGCTGGGTATTCCCATAGTCAATTTTTATGATATTCCCCTTTCTGACCACCGCACCAACTTTCGCAAAGCCCTCCCCCAGGCACGCCTGACTCTTCCTTTGTCGAACAAGGCTTTTCGCCCATTTATGGTGCCGGAAGAGATTTTTCAACGCTTCAGTCTGGAGCCAGATCAGATTTACTCCTATCCTTTTTTGGATGTGGTTGCGTGGCTTCATGATTTTGAGCCGGATCGTGAGTACTTTCTGCAGGTTTTGCGTAACTATGGGCTTGATAGTGACAAGCCGACTATTGTGATTCGGGAAGAAGAATTCAAAGCCAGCTACGTAATGAAAAAATACCCTATCCTTTACGAGGCACTGGAAAAGCTGCGTACACTCATTGATACCAATATCATTATTGTGCCTCGCTATGAGGCTGAGCCCCTGGAGGCGATGTTTCCCTACGCTGCTGTGCTGAAGGAAAAGATGGTGGTGCAGCATTTGCTGGCCTTTGCTGATCTCTTTATTGGTGGTGGTGGGACACTCAATTCTGAAGCCTGCTACTTCGGTACACCCACTATCTCAACCCGTTCTTTTATTTGCCACTACGACAAGTTTCAGATTGACAAAGGTTTGATGCATAAAGCCGATACGCCGCAAGATGTCATTGACTTGGCAGTAAAGCTTATTGGCAAGCGCAATGGCAACCACAAGCAGATTTTTGGGGATATGCAGTGTGATATTCCTTGGTTGGTTGATCGGATATTGGAGTAG
- a CDS encoding radical SAM protein — protein MVKQVNIRLTAKCNYKCGICPFHGKGYSGDFFKEREDINIDMPLEKALLLLAKVRDEGFQVVNLTPNGEFFMYPHWKAILQTAKKLKMKVSITTNGGLLSEDIIREVCRIGVSHITVSIDSVVENHYKSLRTPANSNTYRNAVNAPVYFKKYGGSNVYVQVQCVEQDRYDEEKKQILAHYENAELNQISFSKVISANEHGTAIQGAAKGKKISDANSTVVENKAKMCANFGAPILMPNGLLLGCCGMFYFYNRLDGLKQYCSATHNTVKGGTDHLLELYDSSKIFREFCNTCQLYEDRCDKIENKFISGKYFCVKSKRYERYFPIPRKISTLPRELQLFLYKTNGVKQLKKLKVI, from the coding sequence ATGGTAAAGCAAGTGAATATCAGATTAACTGCAAAATGTAACTACAAGTGTGGCATATGCCCATTTCATGGTAAAGGTTACAGTGGTGACTTTTTCAAGGAGAGAGAAGATATAAATATCGATATGCCGCTAGAAAAAGCCCTGTTGTTGTTAGCAAAGGTTAGAGATGAAGGTTTTCAGGTCGTTAATCTGACGCCAAATGGTGAGTTTTTCATGTATCCACACTGGAAAGCTATCTTACAAACTGCTAAGAAACTCAAAATGAAAGTATCAATTACAACCAATGGTGGGCTGCTGAGTGAAGATATTATAAGAGAGGTGTGTAGGATTGGGGTTAGCCACATCACTGTCAGTATAGATAGCGTCGTTGAGAATCACTACAAATCGTTGCGAACACCTGCTAACTCAAACACATATCGCAATGCTGTAAATGCGCCTGTGTATTTTAAGAAATATGGAGGCAGCAACGTATATGTTCAAGTGCAATGCGTTGAGCAAGATAGATATGATGAAGAAAAGAAGCAAATTCTGGCGCACTATGAAAATGCAGAACTGAACCAGATCTCTTTTTCAAAGGTAATAAGTGCTAACGAGCACGGCACTGCTATTCAGGGTGCCGCTAAAGGTAAAAAAATAAGCGATGCTAATAGCACGGTTGTGGAAAACAAAGCAAAGATGTGCGCCAACTTTGGTGCACCTATATTGATGCCCAATGGGCTGCTACTCGGGTGCTGTGGTATGTTTTACTTTTACAATAGGCTAGATGGGCTCAAACAATATTGTTCGGCAACGCACAATACTGTCAAGGGGGGTACTGATCACCTGCTAGAATTGTATGACTCCAGCAAAATTTTTAGAGAATTTTGCAACACATGCCAATTATATGAAGATAGGTGCGATAAAATAGAAAATAAATTTATTAGTGGAAAGTATTTTTGCGTCAAATCAAAGCGATATGAAAGATACTTCCCTATCCCTCGCAAAATAAGCACGTTGCCAAGAGAACTGCAGCTTTTCTTATATAAAACAAATGGGGTCAAACAGTTAAAGAAACTGAAAGTGATTTAA
- a CDS encoding UDP-N-acetylmuramoyl-L-alanyl-D-glutamate--2,6-diaminopimelate ligase yields MSRYLYELLDSMGIDHGESENFTFNRLAWDTRDIDSQSLLLAIAGAHFDPHAHLESLIDQGRIAGALCQRPLGVPRTIPIAHLEAREGEIASWAYDNPSAHLKVVGVTGTNGKSSTVRFLEQVYLSLGYRTATIGTLGCTRNGEPWLPLANTTPRAAQLQHILACCRQQKIQYVFLEVSSHALALGRVEHITFHAAIFTNLTPDHLDFHNTMSDYLHAKMKLFDPAPPIALLHRQRIPLEQEPKAGIVSFGSQATGPFQASDEEVDQKGISFRMAKQQFHSSLRGRGNLENIQGVVAFALLDGQNSQQVSAAVAQLQPIDGRLMPVVSRDKLAIVDYAHTPDALQQLLTSAREMCQGRLILVFGCGGERDQSKRPVMGEIASQLADMCIVTDDNPRSEDPGTIASQILATMDPTKSHLIHDRHQAISEARQLAGPEDLVIIAGKGHEKTQTYSDRTILFSDKDSFQSE; encoded by the coding sequence ATGAGTCGGTATCTATATGAATTGCTGGACTCTATGGGTATAGATCATGGCGAGTCAGAAAATTTTACTTTCAATCGCCTAGCCTGGGACACCCGCGATATCGACAGCCAGAGCCTGCTGCTGGCTATTGCCGGTGCCCACTTCGACCCTCATGCTCACCTAGAGAGCCTTATTGACCAAGGCCGTATTGCTGGAGCCCTGTGCCAGCGCCCTCTGGGTGTTCCCCGGACCATTCCCATTGCGCACCTGGAAGCACGAGAAGGAGAAATTGCCAGTTGGGCCTATGACAACCCTTCCGCTCACCTGAAGGTGGTTGGCGTAACCGGAACCAACGGCAAAAGCTCCACCGTTCGCTTTCTGGAGCAGGTCTACCTGAGCCTGGGGTACCGCACCGCAACTATTGGCACGCTGGGTTGTACTCGTAACGGAGAACCGTGGCTCCCCCTTGCCAATACAACCCCACGGGCTGCCCAGCTGCAGCACATACTTGCCTGCTGTCGCCAGCAGAAAATCCAGTATGTTTTTTTGGAAGTTTCCTCGCATGCTCTTGCCCTGGGACGGGTAGAGCACATCACGTTTCACGCAGCGATTTTCACCAATCTCACTCCTGACCATCTGGACTTTCACAACACCATGTCGGACTATCTGCATGCCAAAATGAAACTCTTCGATCCAGCCCCCCCCATTGCTCTGCTGCATCGCCAGCGAATCCCACTTGAGCAGGAACCAAAAGCTGGCATAGTGAGCTTTGGCTCCCAGGCAACCGGGCCATTTCAAGCGAGTGATGAAGAAGTGGATCAAAAAGGAATAAGTTTTCGTATGGCAAAACAACAATTTCATTCCAGCTTGCGGGGGCGGGGTAACCTGGAAAACATACAGGGAGTTGTGGCTTTTGCCTTGCTTGATGGGCAAAACAGCCAGCAGGTCAGCGCAGCCGTCGCTCAGCTGCAGCCCATCGATGGACGCCTTATGCCGGTTGTTTCCCGAGACAAGCTGGCCATTGTTGACTACGCTCATACCCCCGATGCACTACAGCAGCTGCTCACCTCCGCCAGGGAAATGTGCCAGGGCCGCCTGATACTCGTCTTTGGATGCGGTGGCGAACGGGACCAAAGCAAACGGCCAGTCATGGGGGAAATTGCCAGCCAATTGGCTGATATGTGCATCGTTACCGACGACAATCCGCGCAGCGAAGACCCAGGCACTATTGCCAGTCAAATTCTCGCAACAATGGACCCCACAAAGAGCCATCTTATTCATGATCGCCATCAAGCCATTTCTGAAGCGCGACAATTGGCCGGACCAGAAGACCTGGTGATTATCGCCGGCAAAGGTCACGAAAAAACACAAACCTACAGCGATCGCACCATTTTATTTAGCGACAAAGATTCGTTTCAGAGTGAGTAG
- a CDS encoding nucleotide sugar dehydrogenase, with amino-acid sequence MAKHIQPHNTLPAHSGTRIGVVGLGYVGLPLAVEFSKHFNTWGYDIDVERVNQINLGYDHTREVDSVQLQGSALQVTSNLQDISSCNVFIITVPTPVDSHRNPDLTLVENATKDIAQLLKIGDLVVYESTVYPGCTEEFCVPILEELSGLRLNDDFFCGYSPERINPGDKKHTLPEIVKVVSGSTPEVCDFIGAFYSRIIIAGVFKTKSIRVAEAAKAIENAQRDINIAFVNELAILFNKLGIDTLEVLEAAGTKWNFLPFRPGFVGGHCIGVDPYYLTYKAQSIGYHPEVILAGRRINDGMGRYVAQQVVKLLISRGFKVKGSRILVLGLTFKENCPDIRNSQVFSLIEELAGFHCEVVVYDPWVEPADTDQNTIFKLITNLQCTENIEFEAVIGAVAHSAFSDVNPRDYVRRNGVVFDVKGMFGLESVDVRL; translated from the coding sequence ATGGCAAAGCACATTCAACCTCATAATACTTTGCCAGCACACAGTGGCACCAGGATCGGTGTTGTTGGTCTTGGTTATGTTGGGCTGCCACTAGCAGTGGAGTTTTCTAAGCATTTTAACACCTGGGGTTACGACATTGATGTTGAGCGAGTTAATCAGATAAATCTTGGTTATGATCATACCCGTGAAGTTGATTCAGTGCAGCTTCAGGGCTCAGCATTGCAGGTAACATCGAACTTGCAAGACATATCTTCTTGTAATGTGTTTATCATTACTGTTCCAACTCCAGTTGATTCACATAGAAACCCTGATCTCACCTTGGTCGAAAATGCAACAAAAGATATAGCTCAATTGCTAAAAATTGGGGATTTGGTGGTCTACGAATCAACAGTCTATCCTGGTTGCACAGAAGAATTTTGTGTGCCTATCCTTGAGGAGTTAAGTGGGTTAAGGTTAAATGATGATTTCTTTTGCGGATACAGTCCGGAGCGTATAAACCCAGGGGACAAAAAGCACACACTGCCAGAGATTGTTAAGGTTGTTAGCGGTTCAACTCCAGAAGTTTGCGATTTTATTGGGGCTTTTTATAGCAGGATTATTATTGCTGGTGTGTTTAAAACCAAATCAATTCGTGTAGCCGAAGCTGCCAAGGCTATAGAGAATGCGCAGCGCGACATCAACATTGCTTTTGTCAATGAACTTGCAATCCTTTTCAATAAACTTGGAATAGACACCCTTGAGGTGCTGGAGGCCGCTGGAACCAAGTGGAACTTCCTCCCTTTTCGTCCAGGCTTTGTAGGTGGGCACTGTATAGGAGTTGATCCGTACTACCTCACCTATAAGGCACAATCAATAGGCTATCACCCAGAAGTTATCCTTGCTGGACGTCGCATCAATGACGGCATGGGGAGATATGTTGCACAGCAGGTGGTTAAGCTTCTGATTTCCCGCGGATTTAAGGTGAAGGGTAGTCGAATTCTTGTCTTGGGCCTGACTTTTAAGGAAAACTGTCCCGATATTCGTAACTCCCAAGTTTTTAGTTTGATTGAAGAGCTTGCAGGTTTCCACTGCGAAGTGGTGGTGTATGATCCTTGGGTTGAACCAGCAGATACTGATCAAAATACAATATTTAAACTCATTACAAATCTTCAGTGCACAGAAAATATTGAGTTTGAAGCTGTAATAGGTGCCGTAGCTCACAGTGCCTTTAGTGATGTTAACCCTCGGGATTATGTGCGACGCAATGGGGTAGTATTCGATGTCAAGGGGATGTTCGGACTTGAGAGTGTGGATGTGCGGTTATGA